One window from the genome of Aptenodytes patagonicus chromosome 4, bAptPat1.pri.cur, whole genome shotgun sequence encodes:
- the UFSP2 gene encoding ufm1-specific protease 2 isoform X2 encodes MRPGSAPAAALTDVVILEAMDILFRIRGGLDLAFQLATTDEASTKKALGYVFSDLANKLSSDVLVLRICHSSVYVWPNNGMNTVPELTDDSACKEIRRFIQFDQDDETKRKLGKKKDKKLQDTQIVNIDLMLEMTSSLAALAPVIERENKEHHYVNMTLPVDIVVSVSPEETWGKVQNLLVKAIHRQLTDMERCIMKYMKGTSIVVPEQFHFMLPGKDHLVTISYPTGISDDQLESYRKELHGLFNLPCDRPYFKRANAYHFPDEPYKDGYLRNPHLHLNSPGTESGMVYLVHGVYSYHHYMQDRFDDSGWGCAYRSLQTICSWFKHQGYIDTPIPTHKEIQQALVDAGDKPAAFVGSRQWIGSIEVQLVLNQLFGITSKILFVSQGSELALQGRELANHFKTEGTPVMIGGGVLAHTILGVAWNEITGHIKYLILDPHYTGGEDLHVILEKGWCGWKGPEFWSKDAYYNLCLPQRPKII; translated from the exons ATGCGGCCGGGCTCGGCCCCTGCGGCGGCGCTGACGGACGTG GTAATTCTAGAAGCTATGGACATACTCTTTAGAATAAGAGGAGGCTTGGATCTTGCATTTCAGCTAGCAACTACTGATG AGGCATCAACAAAAAAGGCTTTAGGATATGTTTTCAGTGATCTTGCAAACAAACTGTCCTCAGATGTTCTTGTATTAAGAATTTGCCACAGTTCAGTCTATGTGTGGCCTAACAATGGTATGAACACCGTTCCAGAGCTGACTGATGATTCTGCTTGTAAGGAGATAAGACGATTCATACA ATTTGATCAAGATGATGAGACCAAACGAAAGCTTGgcaaaaaaaaggataaaaagttACAAGATACG cagatagTCAATATAGACCTCATGTTGGAAATGACATCTTCGTTAGCTGCTTTGGCTCCAGTCattgaaagggaaaataaggaaCACCACTACGTTAATATGACGTTACCAGTTGATATTGTTGTATCTGTTTCTCCAGAAGAAACATGGGGAAA GGTACAAAATCTCCTAGTGAAAGCAATTCACAGGCAATTAACTGACATGGAAAGATGTATCATGAAATATATGAAGGGAACATCAATTGTGGTACCAGAACAATTTCATTTCATGTTACCAGGAAAAGATCACCTTGTAACAATCTCGTATCCTACAGGTATTTCGGATGATCAACTGGAAAGTTACAGAAAG GAATTGCACGGGTTATTCAATCTGCCTTGTGACAGACCATATTTCAAGAGAGCGAATGCTTACCATTTTCCAGATGAACCATATAAAGATGGGTATCTCAGAAATCCACATTTACATCTTAATTCACCTGGTACGGAGTCTGGTATG GTTTATTTAGTACATGGTGTATACAGTTATCACCACTATATGCAGGATCGGTTTGATGACAGTGGTTGGGGCTGTGCCTATCGGTCTTTGCAGACAATCTGTTCTTGGTTCAAGCACCAAGGTTACATTGATACGCCTATACCAACGCACAAGGAAATTCAACAG GCACTGGTCGATGCTGGAGACAAGCCTGCGGCATTTGTTGGGTCACGGCAATGGATTGGCTCGATTGAGGTACAGCttgttttaaatcagctttttgGAATAAcatcaaaaatattatttgtcAG CCAGGGTTCTGAACTAGCGTTGCAGGGAAGAGAGCTTGCTAATCATTTCAAGACTGAAGGAACTCCAGTTATGATTG GTGGAGGTGTTTTGGCTCACACGATATTAGGAGTGGCTTGGAATGAGATTACAGGGCACATAAAATATTTGATTCTAGACCCACATTACACTGGAGGAGAAGATCTGCATGTTATTTTGGAAAAG GGCTGGTGTGGATGGAAGGGCCCGGAGTTTTGGAGCAAGGACGCCTATTATAATCTGTGCCTACCTCAGCgaccaaaaattatttaa
- the UFSP2 gene encoding ufm1-specific protease 2 isoform X1 has protein sequence MRPGSAPAAALTDVVILEAMDILFRIRGGLDLAFQLATTDEASTKKALGYVFSDLANKLSSDVLVLRICHSSVYVWPNNGMNTVPELTDDSACKEIRRFIQFDQDDETKRKLGKKKDKKLQDTQQIVNIDLMLEMTSSLAALAPVIERENKEHHYVNMTLPVDIVVSVSPEETWGKVQNLLVKAIHRQLTDMERCIMKYMKGTSIVVPEQFHFMLPGKDHLVTISYPTGISDDQLESYRKELHGLFNLPCDRPYFKRANAYHFPDEPYKDGYLRNPHLHLNSPGTESGMVYLVHGVYSYHHYMQDRFDDSGWGCAYRSLQTICSWFKHQGYIDTPIPTHKEIQQALVDAGDKPAAFVGSRQWIGSIEVQLVLNQLFGITSKILFVSQGSELALQGRELANHFKTEGTPVMIGGGVLAHTILGVAWNEITGHIKYLILDPHYTGGEDLHVILEKGWCGWKGPEFWSKDAYYNLCLPQRPKII, from the exons ATGCGGCCGGGCTCGGCCCCTGCGGCGGCGCTGACGGACGTG GTAATTCTAGAAGCTATGGACATACTCTTTAGAATAAGAGGAGGCTTGGATCTTGCATTTCAGCTAGCAACTACTGATG AGGCATCAACAAAAAAGGCTTTAGGATATGTTTTCAGTGATCTTGCAAACAAACTGTCCTCAGATGTTCTTGTATTAAGAATTTGCCACAGTTCAGTCTATGTGTGGCCTAACAATGGTATGAACACCGTTCCAGAGCTGACTGATGATTCTGCTTGTAAGGAGATAAGACGATTCATACA ATTTGATCAAGATGATGAGACCAAACGAAAGCTTGgcaaaaaaaaggataaaaagttACAAGATACG cagcagatagTCAATATAGACCTCATGTTGGAAATGACATCTTCGTTAGCTGCTTTGGCTCCAGTCattgaaagggaaaataaggaaCACCACTACGTTAATATGACGTTACCAGTTGATATTGTTGTATCTGTTTCTCCAGAAGAAACATGGGGAAA GGTACAAAATCTCCTAGTGAAAGCAATTCACAGGCAATTAACTGACATGGAAAGATGTATCATGAAATATATGAAGGGAACATCAATTGTGGTACCAGAACAATTTCATTTCATGTTACCAGGAAAAGATCACCTTGTAACAATCTCGTATCCTACAGGTATTTCGGATGATCAACTGGAAAGTTACAGAAAG GAATTGCACGGGTTATTCAATCTGCCTTGTGACAGACCATATTTCAAGAGAGCGAATGCTTACCATTTTCCAGATGAACCATATAAAGATGGGTATCTCAGAAATCCACATTTACATCTTAATTCACCTGGTACGGAGTCTGGTATG GTTTATTTAGTACATGGTGTATACAGTTATCACCACTATATGCAGGATCGGTTTGATGACAGTGGTTGGGGCTGTGCCTATCGGTCTTTGCAGACAATCTGTTCTTGGTTCAAGCACCAAGGTTACATTGATACGCCTATACCAACGCACAAGGAAATTCAACAG GCACTGGTCGATGCTGGAGACAAGCCTGCGGCATTTGTTGGGTCACGGCAATGGATTGGCTCGATTGAGGTACAGCttgttttaaatcagctttttgGAATAAcatcaaaaatattatttgtcAG CCAGGGTTCTGAACTAGCGTTGCAGGGAAGAGAGCTTGCTAATCATTTCAAGACTGAAGGAACTCCAGTTATGATTG GTGGAGGTGTTTTGGCTCACACGATATTAGGAGTGGCTTGGAATGAGATTACAGGGCACATAAAATATTTGATTCTAGACCCACATTACACTGGAGGAGAAGATCTGCATGTTATTTTGGAAAAG GGCTGGTGTGGATGGAAGGGCCCGGAGTTTTGGAGCAAGGACGCCTATTATAATCTGTGCCTACCTCAGCgaccaaaaattatttaa
- the UFSP2 gene encoding ufm1-specific protease 2 isoform X3: MRPGSAPAAALTDVVILEAMDILFRIRGGLDLAFQLATTDEASTKKALGYVFSDLANKLSSDVLVLRICHSSVYVWPNNGMNTVPELTDDSACKEIRRFIQFDQDDETKRKLGKKKDKKLQDTQQIVNIDLMLEMTSSLAALAPVIERENKEHHYVNMTLPVDIVVSVSPEETWGKVQNLLVKAIHRQLTDMERCIMKYMKGTSIVVPEQFHFMLPGKDHLVTISYPTGISDDQLESYRKELHGLFNLPCDRPYFKRANAYHFPDEPYKDGYLRNPHLHLNSPGTESGMVYLVHGVYSYHHYMQDRFDDSGWGCAYRSLQTICSWFKHQGYIDTPIPTHKEIQQALVDAGDKPAAFVGSRQWIGSIEVQLVLNQLFGITSKILFVSQGSELALQGRELANHFKTEGTPVMIGGGVLAHTILGVAWNEITGHIKYLILDPHYTGGEDLHVILEKGPYSQLSCAL, from the exons ATGCGGCCGGGCTCGGCCCCTGCGGCGGCGCTGACGGACGTG GTAATTCTAGAAGCTATGGACATACTCTTTAGAATAAGAGGAGGCTTGGATCTTGCATTTCAGCTAGCAACTACTGATG AGGCATCAACAAAAAAGGCTTTAGGATATGTTTTCAGTGATCTTGCAAACAAACTGTCCTCAGATGTTCTTGTATTAAGAATTTGCCACAGTTCAGTCTATGTGTGGCCTAACAATGGTATGAACACCGTTCCAGAGCTGACTGATGATTCTGCTTGTAAGGAGATAAGACGATTCATACA ATTTGATCAAGATGATGAGACCAAACGAAAGCTTGgcaaaaaaaaggataaaaagttACAAGATACG cagcagatagTCAATATAGACCTCATGTTGGAAATGACATCTTCGTTAGCTGCTTTGGCTCCAGTCattgaaagggaaaataaggaaCACCACTACGTTAATATGACGTTACCAGTTGATATTGTTGTATCTGTTTCTCCAGAAGAAACATGGGGAAA GGTACAAAATCTCCTAGTGAAAGCAATTCACAGGCAATTAACTGACATGGAAAGATGTATCATGAAATATATGAAGGGAACATCAATTGTGGTACCAGAACAATTTCATTTCATGTTACCAGGAAAAGATCACCTTGTAACAATCTCGTATCCTACAGGTATTTCGGATGATCAACTGGAAAGTTACAGAAAG GAATTGCACGGGTTATTCAATCTGCCTTGTGACAGACCATATTTCAAGAGAGCGAATGCTTACCATTTTCCAGATGAACCATATAAAGATGGGTATCTCAGAAATCCACATTTACATCTTAATTCACCTGGTACGGAGTCTGGTATG GTTTATTTAGTACATGGTGTATACAGTTATCACCACTATATGCAGGATCGGTTTGATGACAGTGGTTGGGGCTGTGCCTATCGGTCTTTGCAGACAATCTGTTCTTGGTTCAAGCACCAAGGTTACATTGATACGCCTATACCAACGCACAAGGAAATTCAACAG GCACTGGTCGATGCTGGAGACAAGCCTGCGGCATTTGTTGGGTCACGGCAATGGATTGGCTCGATTGAGGTACAGCttgttttaaatcagctttttgGAATAAcatcaaaaatattatttgtcAG CCAGGGTTCTGAACTAGCGTTGCAGGGAAGAGAGCTTGCTAATCATTTCAAGACTGAAGGAACTCCAGTTATGATTG GTGGAGGTGTTTTGGCTCACACGATATTAGGAGTGGCTTGGAATGAGATTACAGGGCACATAAAATATTTGATTCTAGACCCACATTACACTGGAGGAGAAGATCTGCATGTTATTTTGGAAAAG GGTCCATATAGCCAGCTGTCTTGTGCACTATGA